Within the candidate division KSB1 bacterium genome, the region GCGCTTCATCACAATAGCGGCTGGCAGTTTGATGGGCATACTCCACGCCGCCCTGGCGCCTGATGAACTCGACAATGCGTTCATAATCGCTCCGGCGCGAGCGCCAGGTGGCACCGCGCCGCACCAGCCGGATGATTTCCCGGGCTTCAGACTTGGCCGCCTGCTTGAGGGCATACAGCAGCGGCAGGGTGATTTTGTTTTCGCGAATGTCGTTGCCCGACGGCTTGCCGATCACACTTTCCTCGCCGAGCAAATCGAGCAAATCGTCGCGGATTTGAAACGCGATGCCCACCTTCTCGCCGAACTCCCCCATGAGTTCGATTTCGGCGTCGGATTGCTCGCTTGCCATGCCGCCGAGCTGGCAGGCAGCGGCGATCAGCGCCGCAGTTTTGTCGGCAATCAAGCGGAAATAAATCGCCTCCTCCATCCAATAATCGCGGCTGCGCTCGAGTTGCAAAAGTTCGCCCTGGCTCATGCGCTCGGCCGTGCGCGATATGATGGCAAAGGCCTTGGCATCGCCCAGGTGCAGCATGGCCAGCAACGATTTGGAGAACAAATAGTCGCCCATCAACACCGAGACCTTGTTCTTCCAAATCGAGTTGATCGAGGGGAAACCGCGGCGGCGATAGGAATCATCGACGACATCGTCATGCACCAGGGTGGCGGTGTGCAGCAGTTCAAGAATGGCCGCGGCTTTCAGACGCTTGACGGTGGGAGGCGCGCCATTCATGCGGCTGATCAACAGCACGATGATCGGGCGCAATCGTTTGCCGCGATGGGAGATGAGATAGTGAACGATCTGATCAATCAAAAAAATGTCGGATTTGAGAAGGGATTTATACTCCTGCTCGAAGGCCTCGAGATCGTCTTTGATCGGCTCAATGATGTCTTTCAGCTTCAACCCAAATCCCTCTCTCACTTCTCAACCGGCAGGGGGCCGGCCTCCTCTTTTGTTTTTTCCCCTGAAATAAAGAGTGCTTGCCCCTTTGTCATGCTGCAGCCTTTTGTGCCAGATGCTGGAATGAACCAGCCCATGCCATGAGCCTTCTGCGGCGGGCCGGATTCTCGCAGGATGACAAGCACCGTGGTTCACTTCAACCTGCGGGAAAATGCTGTGAAAATATCGTTTCTTCGCGTCACGCACAACACGCCATTTTGTGGTTGCGGTGCTTGCAATGCCGCGAAATATTAAGCATTCAGCGGACGTTTGTCAACCGGAAATTTGGAAGCTGCCACGGCCTTTCAGCAAAAGAGAGCCGCCGGGGTTGACTTTGAAAGCAAAATTCTTTTCTTGGCCCAAAACCACGCTGCGGCCGCCGGCCGGATTGTGGTCGGCACGACGCACGTCCACCCAATCGCAATGCAAGGAGAGGGCTATGCCGGTGACCACCATCGACTGGCACCACCACAAAGTCCGCTTGATCGATCAAACCCGCCTGCCTGATGAGCTGGTTTATCTCGAGATCGCCGAGGTGGATGATCTTGGTGAGGCCATCAAAAACCTGCGGGTGCGGGGTGCGCCGGCGATCGGCATTGCCGCCGCTTTCGGTGTTCTGCTCAGCGTGCAACGCATCAAGGAAGAGCACGGCAGGGAAGCCCTGTTTTTGGAGATGGATCGCGCCATTCGCTATCTGCGCAGCACGCGGCCGACCGCCGTCAACCTCGGCTGGGCGCTTGATCGCATGCAGGCGGTGGCGCTCAGACTGCGCGAGGCCTCGGTCACTGAAATCAAGGAAGCCCTGTTCGCCGAGGCCTTTGACATTCACGAGCGCGACCGCGTGGTGTGCCGCGCGCTCGGACGTCATGGCGCCGGGCTGCTGCCCGATCAGGCCACGGTCATCACCCATTGCAACACCGGCGCACTCGCCACCGCCGATTACGGCACCGCCCTGGGCGTGCTGTTCACCGCTCACAGCCGGGGCAAACGCCTGCACGTGTTCGTCGATGAAACCCGGCCGTTGTTGCAGGGCGCGCGTTTGAACATGTGGGAGCTGCAAAACGAGGGCATTCCCTGCACACTCATCTGTGACAGCGCCGCCGCCTTCGTCATGCAGCGCCGCCATATCGATTGCTGCCTCGTCGGCGCCGACCGTATTGCGCGCAACGGCGACACCGCCAACAAGATCGGCACCTACAGCCTGGCGGTGAATGCACAGCGTCACGGCATTCCCTTCTATGTCGCCGCGCCAATTTCCACCATCGATTTCAGCAAAAACTCGGGCGCAGAGATTCCCATCGAAGAACGCGCAGCGGCGGAGGTGACACAGGGCTTTGGCCGCCGCACCGCGCCGCAGGGCTGCCGCGTCTACAACCCCGCCTTTGATGTCACCCCGCACGAGCTGATTACCGCCATCATCACCGAAGCCGGCGTCATTCGTCCGCCTTATATCGAAAACCTCGGCAAGCTGGAGAGCAGATAGTGCGTGGCTGTCCGCAATCGCAACTTTTGAAAACATGATGCTGCAACGGCCTGACCGCCGCCTCCAAATCATCGGAACCGCTTCGCGGCATGCAGTTTTCGAAACCACGGTGTGAGCACCGCCACAGCCTTTGCAGACAGTCACGAATGACGATCTGGTCGGCAGGGAGGGGTGCAATTTGCAGAGGAATGCCTCACCCCCAGGGGGGAATGTAGCGCAGTCATTCTGACAGCAAGCAAGATGCTCGCACGCCCTTCGTCACCGCGGCGATACGTCGGAGGGGAGAAAAAGGCGCTTGACAGCATGGCCAAAAGCTTTTATATTGCCCGCCCACAATCAAGTGCCGGACGGCGCGCACGGCACCTGCAATCCCAAGGACATCGCAACCGTCACGCGATGGCCTGCATGCCAGCCCCCGGAGTGGAGCCTGCGGCTTCGAACAGGAAGCTTGCCATCCCCAAAATCACCGGTCTTGCTGCGCAAATGAATGGTCTTGATCGCCGGCATGGTTAAACCACATCCCTGCAATTTTTCCTCGTTCGTGATTGCCGACATTTCTGCCTGCGGCAAACGGCGCCGGTGTTCGGTGATGCCGGGCTTTCCTTTCCGCCAATACTTACTTCTTGTTCAACCCACTGTAGTATAGCCTTTGTCCATTGAAATGGAGGTACGCGATGGGAAAAGTGGCAAGGTGTGTTGCTGGTGCGACGTTGGCGCTGCTGCTCACCGGCTCGTGGCTGCAGGTGGTGCAGGCGCAGTACAACACCGGCCCGGGATTCAAAATTTCCTGGGCGTTGAATCCGCGCACCGACGGCAATTTTCGCAACGTGCAGTATTTCGGCAGCAGCAAAGTCGAAGTCGGCATGGATTTCGACCGCGACGGCCGGCGGGAGATCCTGTTCGCCACCGATGAAACCCTCTCACCGGGCGGCCCCGATCCCGGCTTCCTCGACCTCTATCTTTATGAAGCCACGGGCAACGACACTTACACCCACGTTTGGCACTACACCATGCCGGAAGCAACGAATTCCTTTCCGGCGCTGACTTATGGCGACATCGACAGCGATGGCAAATGGGAAATTTATTTCGGCGTGCCCACCATCAACAATCCCAACAAACTGTTCATCTTCGAGCAGGATGATACCGGCGCCTTCCCCGCCAACCCCACCCTCACTTACGATTTCGGCAAGGATCCGGCTTTGGACTTCCGCCCCGCCGGTTTGAAACTGGATGACATCGATGGTGATGGCAAAATCGAACTGGTCGTCGTCTCCCGTACGGCCGGCCGCCGCGAAATGCTGGTGGTCGAGCTGGCCTCCGCCACT harbors:
- a CDS encoding polyprenyl synthetase family protein — its product is MKLKDIIEPIKDDLEAFEQEYKSLLKSDIFLIDQIVHYLISHRGKRLRPIIVLLISRMNGAPPTVKRLKAAAILELLHTATLVHDDVVDDSYRRRGFPSINSIWKNKVSVLMGDYLFSKSLLAMLHLGDAKAFAIISRTAERMSQGELLQLERSRDYWMEEAIYFRLIADKTAALIAAACQLGGMASEQSDAEIELMGEFGEKVGIAFQIRDDLLDLLGEESVIGKPSGNDIRENKITLPLLYALKQAAKSEAREIIRLVRRGATWRSRRSDYERIVEFIRRQGGVEYAHQTASRYCDEALSLLAHYHNSPYKEALTKLVRFITMREH
- the mtnA gene encoding S-methyl-5-thioribose-1-phosphate isomerase, encoding MPVTTIDWHHHKVRLIDQTRLPDELVYLEIAEVDDLGEAIKNLRVRGAPAIGIAAAFGVLLSVQRIKEEHGREALFLEMDRAIRYLRSTRPTAVNLGWALDRMQAVALRLREASVTEIKEALFAEAFDIHERDRVVCRALGRHGAGLLPDQATVITHCNTGALATADYGTALGVLFTAHSRGKRLHVFVDETRPLLQGARLNMWELQNEGIPCTLICDSAAAFVMQRRHIDCCLVGADRIARNGDTANKIGTYSLAVNAQRHGIPFYVAAPISTIDFSKNSGAEIPIEERAAAEVTQGFGRRTAPQGCRVYNPAFDVTPHELITAIITEAGVIRPPYIENLGKLESR